From Pseudomonadota bacterium, a single genomic window includes:
- a CDS encoding glycosyltransferase family 2 protein — protein sequence MQQAEPAGRPRLSVVIPCFNEEDCLGELCRRVTAACVDCVAQDYELVLVNDGSGDGTWAAIAELARQDARVVGVDLSRNHGHQLALTAGLTVCQGERVLIIDADLQDPPELVGAMMQAMDQEGADVVYGQRRERAGETAFKKASAALFYRVLRSMTDVDIPLDTGDFRLISRRALEALLAMPEQHRFVRGMVSWIGFHQTPLLYDRAERFSGVTKYPLSKMVRFALDAITGFSIRPLRLASYFGLLLAVPAFLLLVYTLYSWLAGHTVQGWTSLMVVVLFLGSAQMIVLGVFGEYVGRLYMEAKRRPLFVIRAIVGAARRGGASHAVPRLGVGPDSAG from the coding sequence TTGCAGCAGGCGGAGCCGGCCGGTCGTCCGCGGCTCTCAGTCGTCATTCCCTGCTTCAACGAGGAGGACTGCCTCGGCGAGCTATGCCGGCGCGTGACCGCCGCCTGCGTCGACTGCGTGGCGCAGGACTACGAGCTCGTGCTGGTCAACGACGGCTCAGGCGACGGAACATGGGCGGCGATCGCCGAGCTGGCGCGGCAGGACGCGCGCGTCGTTGGCGTCGATCTATCGCGCAACCACGGTCACCAACTCGCCTTGACCGCGGGGCTGACGGTCTGTCAGGGCGAGCGCGTGCTGATCATCGACGCCGACCTGCAGGATCCCCCCGAGCTCGTCGGGGCGATGATGCAGGCGATGGATCAGGAGGGCGCGGACGTCGTCTACGGGCAGCGACGCGAACGCGCCGGCGAGACGGCGTTCAAGAAGGCCTCTGCCGCGCTCTTCTACCGCGTGCTGCGCAGCATGACCGACGTCGACATCCCGCTCGATACCGGCGATTTCCGCCTGATCAGCCGGCGGGCGCTGGAGGCCTTGCTGGCGATGCCGGAGCAGCACCGCTTCGTCCGCGGCATGGTCAGCTGGATCGGCTTTCATCAGACGCCCCTGCTCTATGATCGCGCGGAGCGCTTCTCCGGGGTGACCAAGTATCCCCTGAGCAAGATGGTGCGCTTCGCGCTCGACGCGATCACCGGCTTCTCGATCCGCCCGCTGCGGCTGGCCAGCTACTTTGGACTGCTGCTCGCCGTGCCCGCCTTCCTGCTGTTGGTCTACACGCTCTATAGCTGGCTGGCGGGCCATACCGTGCAGGGCTGGACCAGCTTGATGGTCGTCGTGCTCTTCCTCGGCAGCGCCCAGATGATCGTGCTCGGCGTCTTCGGCGAGTACGTCGGCCGGCTCTATATGGAGGCCAAGCGGCGACCGCTCTTCGTCATTCGCGCCATCGTCGGCGCGGCGCGGCGCGGCGGAGCCTCCCACGCAGTGCCCCGACTCGGGGTCGGCCCCGACAGTGCGGGCTGA
- a CDS encoding GtrA family protein, which translates to MVGALNTLLDLALFNALHYGLGLALVVANTLSYGAGIAQSFALNRHWTFADRRDAGRPVGRQLALFVALNLLALGLSNLTIWLLVRRFGLPAYAAKLVAVGVTFLWGYATSRRYVFRQR; encoded by the coding sequence GTGGTGGGCGCGCTCAACACCCTGCTCGATCTCGCGCTCTTCAACGCGCTGCACTACGGTCTGGGGCTCGCCCTCGTCGTTGCCAACACGCTGAGTTACGGCGCGGGGATCGCGCAGAGCTTCGCGCTCAACCGCCACTGGACCTTTGCGGATCGCCGCGACGCCGGTCGCCCAGTTGGACGACAGCTCGCGCTCTTCGTGGCGCTCAACCTGCTGGCGCTCGGTCTCTCCAACCTGACGATCTGGCTACTGGTGCGGCGCTTCGGCCTGCCGGCCTACGCAGCCAAGCTCGTGGCGGTCGGCGTCACCTTCCTCTGGGGCTATGCAACCAGTCGCCGCTACGTCTTCCGCCAGCGATGA
- the yajC gene encoding preprotein translocase subunit YajC produces the protein MLGLAQASGAGGGSAVPGGGGGGLMSMMPILLMVVVFYFLLIRPQQKKAKEHRAMLSALKVGEEIVTSGGVIGRITGLSERILTIEVAEKIRLRVLRSHILGRKDEVKEGEAERPSPATASS, from the coding sequence ATGCTCGGTCTCGCTCAGGCCTCGGGCGCGGGCGGCGGTAGCGCGGTGCCTGGCGGCGGCGGCGGCGGATTGATGTCGATGATGCCGATCCTGCTGATGGTCGTGGTCTTCTACTTTCTGCTGATCCGTCCGCAGCAGAAAAAGGCCAAGGAGCATCGGGCGATGCTCTCCGCGCTCAAGGTCGGCGAAGAGATCGTGACCAGCGGCGGGGTCATCGGCCGCATCACGGGCCTCAGCGAGCGCATCCTGACGATCGAGGTGGCCGAAAAGATCCGCCTGCGGGTACTGCGCTCCCACATTCTCGGCCGCAAGGACGAGGTCAAGGAAGGCGAGGCCGAGCGCCCGAGCCCGGCGACGGCGTCGTCCTAG
- the secD gene encoding protein translocase subunit SecD, protein MERSWWWKAIGHLLLIVVAVVYLIPTLVGEERLPGWYSKHVKAKLQLGLDLQGGIHLVYEVEVDKAVSDKTDRLAADIEERLTRDKKLKGVNVSREGRDEIAVRCASARDLATIDRTFLSEFRSNLDEVGRDLATHTVRLRLNSAYVSEVGEYAIRQAVETIRGRIDEFGVAEPTILRKGSDIVVELPGLTRRSFDRVKRQIGRTAQLEFKMVDDENDFMAAAAAKLPEKSPITVRSETYDGKQHGAITYTYLESRDKRALRQFLDQLKLPKDREILLGEEYAKDKKGNRLPDKIWITYFIKRRTELTGEYISDAQVMWEDRTGRPEVSLTFDRTGAEVFERLSGDNIGRRMAIVLDSNINSAPVLESRIGGGRARITLGGLRSPQELQEEANDLAAVLRTGALPAPLRKSFESQVGPTLGRDTINRGMVAFAVGAGTIILFMLYYYHLAGVFADLALLVNMLFVLALMAAFHATLTLPGIAGLVLTLGMSIDANVLVNERIREEMRLGKSARAAVDAGYAHAFWAIFDSQLTTGIAGIVLLQYGSGPIRGFAVTMLIGIATSIFTGVYVTRMLFDLYVAKARPKVISVGLPRTV, encoded by the coding sequence ATGGAACGAAGCTGGTGGTGGAAAGCAATTGGTCATCTGCTGCTGATCGTCGTGGCGGTCGTCTATCTCATCCCCACACTGGTGGGCGAGGAGCGGCTGCCCGGCTGGTACAGTAAGCACGTCAAGGCCAAGCTGCAGCTCGGACTCGATCTACAGGGCGGGATTCACCTGGTCTACGAGGTCGAGGTCGACAAGGCCGTCTCCGACAAGACCGACCGGCTGGCGGCCGACATCGAGGAGCGGCTGACCCGCGACAAGAAGCTCAAAGGGGTCAATGTCAGCCGCGAGGGTCGCGACGAGATCGCCGTCCGCTGCGCCAGCGCCAGGGATTTGGCGACGATCGACCGGACCTTCCTCTCCGAGTTTCGCAGCAACCTGGACGAGGTCGGGCGGGATCTCGCGACGCACACCGTGCGGCTGCGGCTCAACTCCGCCTACGTCAGCGAGGTCGGCGAGTACGCCATTCGCCAGGCCGTCGAGACGATCCGGGGCCGCATCGACGAGTTCGGGGTGGCCGAGCCGACGATCTTGCGCAAGGGCAGCGACATCGTCGTCGAGCTGCCTGGCCTGACGCGCCGCAGCTTCGACCGCGTCAAGCGCCAGATCGGGCGTACGGCGCAGCTCGAGTTCAAGATGGTCGATGACGAGAACGACTTCATGGCCGCCGCGGCCGCGAAGCTGCCGGAGAAGAGCCCAATCACGGTCCGCAGCGAGACCTACGATGGCAAGCAACACGGCGCCATCACCTACACCTACCTCGAGTCGCGCGACAAGCGCGCGCTGCGCCAGTTCCTCGACCAGCTCAAGCTGCCGAAGGACCGCGAGATCCTCCTGGGGGAGGAGTACGCCAAGGACAAGAAGGGCAACCGCCTGCCCGACAAGATCTGGATCACCTACTTCATCAAGCGGCGCACCGAGCTGACCGGCGAGTACATCAGCGACGCGCAGGTGATGTGGGAGGATCGCACCGGCCGGCCGGAGGTCTCTCTGACCTTCGACCGCACGGGCGCCGAGGTCTTCGAGCGCCTCTCCGGCGACAACATCGGCCGGCGGATGGCGATCGTGCTCGACAGCAACATCAACTCGGCGCCCGTGCTCGAGAGCCGCATCGGCGGCGGGCGAGCGCGGATCACCCTCGGTGGGCTGCGCAGCCCCCAGGAGCTGCAGGAAGAGGCCAACGATCTGGCGGCGGTCCTGCGGACGGGCGCCTTGCCCGCGCCCTTGCGCAAGTCCTTCGAGAGCCAGGTCGGTCCGACGCTCGGGCGGGACACGATCAACCGCGGGATGGTGGCCTTTGCGGTCGGCGCCGGGACGATCATCCTCTTCATGCTCTACTACTATCACCTCGCCGGCGTCTTCGCCGACCTGGCGCTGCTCGTGAATATGCTCTTCGTGTTGGCGTTGATGGCGGCCTTCCACGCCACGCTGACCCTCCCCGGCATCGCCGGGCTGGTGCTCACGCTCGGTATGTCGATCGACGCCAACGTCTTGGTCAACGAGCGCATCCGCGAGGAGATGCGCCTGGGCAAGAGCGCGCGGGCGGCCGTCGACGCCGGCTACGCGCATGCCTTCTGGGCGATCTTCGACTCGCAGTTGACGACGGGGATCGCCGGCATCGTCCTGCTCCAATACGGATCCGGGCCAATTCGCGGCTTCGCCGTGACGATGCTGATCGGCATCGCGACCTCGATCTTCACCGGCGTGTACGTGACCCGCATGCTCTTCGATCTCTATGTGGCCAAGGCCCGGCCCAAGGTCATCAGCGTCGGGCTGCCGCGGACGGTCTGA
- the secF gene encoding protein translocase subunit SecF translates to MPQWIKPGTTYEFYGPRRRAYAISWGLTLASFVALGVNVLWRGSALNYGTDFTGGSQLQVQFSRAVRPAEVRGALEKGGFGGSEVVAMTVGAPPNTFMLRMGEVSACSAAEREKATAELKRAFGAPIRKLDYKEGSDKIYVLLPARSDVTKKVAEEDAARQIEAAFTAAGVEVQQVRLFGRARDGSFEVSLGGLGGGVERALTAALGAGSVRDIPQVETVGSRMGRQLRDSGIKSLIYSMLLILLYITLRFDLRYAPGVLIALVHDVVITVGLFAVLWHEFSLSVVAALMTIAGYSVNDTIVVFDRIREDVARFRDRKFDRVVNGAINETLSRTLLTSLTLVTCLALWGLGTGPIREFGFALSIGILLGTYSSIFVASPMVVYFNERVAAIGRKGAVAR, encoded by the coding sequence ATGCCGCAATGGATCAAGCCAGGCACCACCTACGAGTTCTACGGGCCTCGTCGGCGCGCCTATGCAATTTCTTGGGGCCTGACGCTGGCCTCCTTCGTGGCCCTTGGCGTCAACGTCTTGTGGCGCGGCTCGGCGCTCAACTATGGCACTGACTTCACCGGCGGCTCGCAGCTGCAGGTGCAGTTCTCGCGTGCGGTCCGTCCGGCGGAGGTGCGCGGTGCCCTGGAGAAGGGTGGCTTCGGCGGCAGCGAGGTCGTGGCGATGACCGTCGGCGCACCGCCCAATACCTTCATGCTGCGCATGGGTGAGGTTTCGGCCTGCTCGGCCGCCGAGCGCGAGAAGGCGACGGCCGAGCTCAAGCGTGCCTTCGGCGCGCCGATCCGCAAGCTCGACTACAAGGAGGGCAGCGACAAGATCTACGTCCTGCTGCCCGCGCGGAGCGACGTGACGAAGAAGGTTGCCGAGGAAGACGCGGCGCGCCAGATCGAGGCCGCCTTCACCGCGGCCGGCGTCGAGGTGCAGCAGGTGCGCCTCTTCGGCCGGGCGCGTGATGGATCGTTCGAGGTCAGCCTCGGGGGGCTGGGCGGCGGGGTCGAGCGGGCGCTGACTGCGGCGTTGGGCGCGGGCAGCGTACGCGACATTCCCCAGGTCGAGACGGTCGGCAGTCGAATGGGTCGGCAGCTCCGCGACAGCGGCATCAAGTCGCTGATCTACTCGATGCTGCTGATCCTGCTCTACATCACCTTGCGCTTCGATCTGCGCTACGCGCCGGGGGTGCTGATCGCGCTGGTGCACGATGTCGTGATCACGGTGGGGCTCTTTGCTGTCCTCTGGCACGAGTTCTCGCTCTCGGTGGTCGCCGCGCTGATGACGATCGCCGGCTATTCCGTCAACGACACCATCGTCGTTTTCGACCGCATCCGCGAGGACGTGGCGCGCTTTCGCGACCGGAAGTTCGATCGCGTCGTCAACGGGGCGATCAATGAGACGCTCAGCCGCACGCTCCTGACCTCGCTGACGCTGGTCACCTGTCTCGCGCTCTGGGGGCTCGGCACCGGGCCGATTCGCGAGTTCGGCTTTGCGCTCTCGATCGGCATCCTCCTCGGGACCTACTCGTCGATCTTCGTCGCCAGCCCGATGGTCGTCTACTTCAACGAGCGCGTGGCTGCGATCGGCCGCAAGGGCGCCGTGGCCCGCTAG